One Actinosynnema pretiosum DNA segment encodes these proteins:
- a CDS encoding tachylectin-related carbohydrate-binding protein → MFGVTPGGDFFRYPHEEPENGNLVWGVKRVVGSGWHIGRTLAGPDGVVYSMVAATGELRRYRWNESAAGGQGGWDSWNGAQFRVVGGGWSRYSQAAHRNKVTVDEKGRLYQITPEGSLKVFAWSGDDATGGWTAETADGKVLDTGWGQYDLVVAAGDGVLYARRPSGELFRFRWHAASDRFVQHAAPAGAGWNMFNRIFSAGGDVLYGTRADNGGELLWYRYDEVSGTWADTGRDVGKLVGFGWHGELDVVANPNGCRLSGNALPTRPSVPVRRDAPTAVRQAPDGKLSYFYTNSEGGLTAATQRYPDDFSFLDYQTFTGHHGFSGVPGAAVRGDGRFEVLANSSDDGEYRGRTQQVRNGAWGPGGVAPQGGWLLGDPVAAPEVGGALSWFGVDASGGLWRRTQVAADGAYLPWRRITASGLSADLTALRNGDAVDVVARFADGTARVARVNGSAQLSWRTVGSGVTGLPAAVAHGGGALQVFTRRDDGYVHTQREAGGAFPGTWQRVGDLQAAGSPAAVLTGDGLVELAARGDDGYVHQAGQQAPAGGFGNWTIRYFEDAATDPAGLVLASGSPVFTWRTPGGLIATSYVAPWRRAASGAAGTTARG, encoded by the coding sequence GTGTTCGGCGTGACACCGGGCGGTGATTTCTTCCGCTACCCGCACGAGGAGCCGGAGAACGGGAACCTCGTGTGGGGCGTGAAGCGGGTGGTGGGGTCGGGCTGGCACATCGGGCGCACCCTGGCCGGTCCGGACGGCGTGGTCTACAGCATGGTCGCCGCCACGGGCGAGCTGCGGCGGTACCGCTGGAACGAGTCGGCGGCGGGCGGACAGGGCGGCTGGGACTCCTGGAACGGCGCGCAGTTCCGCGTCGTGGGCGGCGGCTGGAGCCGCTACTCGCAGGCCGCGCACCGCAACAAGGTCACGGTGGACGAGAAGGGCAGGCTCTACCAGATCACGCCCGAGGGCAGCCTGAAGGTGTTCGCGTGGTCGGGCGACGACGCCACCGGCGGGTGGACCGCGGAGACGGCCGACGGCAAGGTGCTCGACACCGGCTGGGGCCAGTACGACCTCGTCGTGGCCGCCGGTGACGGGGTGCTGTACGCGCGCAGGCCCAGCGGCGAGCTGTTCCGGTTCCGCTGGCACGCCGCCTCGGACCGGTTCGTGCAGCACGCGGCTCCGGCGGGCGCGGGCTGGAACATGTTCAACCGGATCTTCTCCGCAGGCGGCGACGTGCTCTACGGCACGCGCGCCGACAACGGCGGCGAGCTGCTGTGGTACCGGTACGACGAGGTGAGCGGCACGTGGGCCGACACCGGCCGCGACGTCGGCAAGCTCGTCGGCTTCGGCTGGCACGGCGAGCTCGACGTGGTCGCCAACCCCAACGGGTGCAGGCTGAGCGGCAACGCCCTGCCCACCCGGCCGTCGGTGCCGGTGCGCCGCGACGCGCCCACGGCGGTGCGGCAGGCCCCGGACGGGAAGCTGTCCTACTTCTACACCAATAGCGAGGGCGGGCTGACCGCCGCCACCCAGCGCTACCCGGACGACTTCTCCTTCCTGGACTACCAGACCTTCACCGGGCACCACGGGTTCTCCGGCGTTCCGGGGGCGGCGGTGCGCGGGGACGGCCGGTTCGAGGTGCTGGCCAACAGCAGCGACGACGGCGAGTACCGGGGCAGGACCCAGCAGGTCCGCAACGGCGCGTGGGGACCGGGCGGGGTGGCCCCGCAGGGCGGCTGGCTGCTCGGCGACCCGGTCGCGGCGCCGGAGGTGGGCGGGGCGCTGAGCTGGTTCGGGGTGGATGCCTCGGGCGGGCTGTGGCGGCGGACCCAGGTGGCCGCTGACGGCGCCTACCTGCCGTGGCGGCGGATCACCGCGAGCGGCCTGAGCGCCGACCTCACCGCGCTGCGCAACGGGGACGCGGTGGACGTGGTGGCCCGCTTCGCCGACGGCACCGCCCGCGTGGCGCGGGTGAACGGCTCGGCGCAGCTGAGCTGGCGCACCGTCGGCTCCGGGGTGACCGGCCTGCCCGCGGCGGTCGCGCACGGTGGCGGCGCGCTGCAGGTGTTCACCCGGCGCGACGACGGGTACGTGCACACCCAGCGCGAGGCGGGCGGCGCGTTCCCCGGAACGTGGCAGCGGGTCGGCGACCTCCAGGCTGCGGGGTCGCCCGCCGCGGTGCTGACCGGCGACGGCTTGGTGGAGCTGGCGGCGCGCGGTGACGACGGGTACGTGCACCAGGCTGGCCAGCAGGCACCGGCGGGCGGGTTCGGGAACTGGACGATCCGCTACTTCGAGGACGCCGCGACCGACCCGGCGGGGCTGGTGCTGGCGAGCGGCAGCCCGGTGTTCACCTGGCGCACCCCCGGTGGGCTGATCGCCACCTCCTACGTCGCGCCGTGGAGGCGCGCTGCGAGCGGGGCGGCCGGGACGACGGCGCGAGGGTAG
- a CDS encoding aldehyde dehydrogenase family protein, translating into MVTAHVEARTVPSLGSLVRGKDVHSGQWVYALSARAVLDDSFASLTLKRKLESGKLQLADAPPDVVVGRVAVATGETVADALAAAAEATAVWRAAPLSVRLDDWMELLRAAIRDNEDEIVRMLTLEGHPLELARWEIGGMHELTRPESRDYLRGQLWQEFLVDGHRRNIVRRAADGVVCVNPPANAPLVSALLGLTAIAGGNAVVVRAPRTAPFGVSHVLRNVIAPVLDQLGAPPGTLNVVCGHPGPMLDAWIDSPLVDDIMYFGDVPSGLKIERRCVEAGKKPILELAGNDVVLVWKDADLDGAADALAEGFHGSGQLCMIPNQALVHPDVADDLIERLVRRARALRPGYPDEEGVLLSPVLRHDKFHRTLADAVDKGATIVTGGHGTQIDGTRDAAGFFLEPTVLRVDGLRGAREIEAVKHETFFPLLPVIVPEPDDDDVLFDSFVEFVNTNLYGLRNSLWARDAAVVDRFVSGTTKGGLLKVNDSHIAFTSPLPSHGGTGLTGGAFGEANYPVLRTTHVQGVSIIADGAPRPAKEERR; encoded by the coding sequence ATGGTGACAGCGCACGTCGAAGCCCGAACGGTCCCCTCACTGGGCAGTCTCGTGCGGGGCAAGGACGTCCACAGCGGACAGTGGGTGTACGCGCTCTCCGCGCGGGCCGTGCTGGACGACTCGTTCGCGAGCCTGACGCTCAAGCGGAAGCTGGAGTCCGGCAAGCTCCAGCTCGCCGACGCGCCCCCGGACGTCGTCGTCGGCCGGGTCGCGGTCGCGACCGGGGAGACCGTCGCCGACGCCCTGGCCGCCGCGGCCGAGGCCACCGCCGTCTGGCGCGCCGCCCCGCTCTCCGTGCGCCTGGACGACTGGATGGAGCTGCTGCGCGCCGCCATCCGGGACAACGAGGACGAGATCGTCCGGATGCTCACCCTGGAGGGCCACCCGCTGGAGCTGGCCCGCTGGGAGATCGGCGGGATGCACGAGCTGACCCGCCCCGAGAGCAGGGACTACCTGCGCGGCCAGCTGTGGCAGGAGTTCCTCGTCGACGGCCACCGCCGCAACATCGTGCGCCGCGCGGCCGACGGCGTGGTCTGCGTCAACCCGCCCGCCAACGCGCCGCTGGTCAGCGCGCTGCTGGGGCTCACCGCCATCGCGGGCGGCAACGCCGTGGTGGTGCGCGCGCCCCGCACGGCGCCCTTCGGCGTCAGCCACGTGCTGCGCAACGTCATCGCGCCCGTCCTGGACCAGCTCGGCGCCCCGCCCGGCACGCTCAACGTCGTGTGCGGCCACCCCGGCCCGATGCTCGACGCCTGGATCGACAGCCCGCTGGTCGACGACATCATGTACTTCGGCGACGTCCCCAGCGGCCTCAAGATCGAGCGCCGGTGCGTGGAGGCGGGCAAGAAGCCCATCCTCGAACTCGCGGGCAACGACGTCGTCCTGGTCTGGAAGGACGCCGACCTCGACGGCGCCGCCGACGCGCTCGCCGAGGGCTTCCACGGCTCCGGCCAGCTGTGCATGATCCCCAACCAGGCCCTGGTCCACCCCGACGTGGCCGACGACCTCATCGAGCGCCTGGTGCGCCGGGCGCGGGCGCTGCGGCCCGGCTACCCCGACGAGGAGGGCGTCCTGCTCTCCCCGGTGCTGCGCCACGACAAGTTCCACCGCACCCTCGCCGACGCCGTGGACAAGGGCGCCACGATCGTCACCGGCGGCCACGGCACCCAGATCGACGGCACGCGCGACGCCGCCGGGTTCTTCCTTGAGCCCACCGTGCTGCGCGTGGACGGCCTGCGCGGCGCCCGCGAGATCGAGGCGGTCAAGCACGAGACGTTCTTCCCGCTGCTGCCGGTCATCGTCCCCGAACCGGACGACGACGACGTCCTGTTCGACAGCTTCGTGGAGTTCGTCAACACCAACCTCTACGGGCTGCGCAACTCGCTGTGGGCGCGCGACGCGGCGGTCGTGGACCGCTTCGTCTCCGGCACCACCAAGGGCGGCCTGCTCAAGGTCAACGACTCGCACATCGCCTTCACCAGCCCGCTGCCCTCGCACGGCGGGACCGGGCTGACCGGCGGCGCGTTCGGCGAGGCCAACTACCCGGTGCTGCGCACCACGCACGTGCAGGGCGTTTCCATCATCGCGGACGGCGCTCCGCGACCGGCGAAGGAGGAACGGCGCTGA
- a CDS encoding acyl-CoA dehydrogenase family protein: MRTLDDAREVCEAHLPGLLGKLAQIPLAELEKPGNPGLELFKSCGGPALLIPERYSGSGATPLQALRITRAIGAAAPSLSVATTMHHFSVATIFTLAESLRSSGVEWALLEGIATQSLLVSSGFAEGNPGQGILSPTVAGVRAEGGIVVNGAKRPCSMSRSMDLLSASVSVPSADGGSETVLMLLPAQTPGVSVHPFWGSNVLAGAESDEVRLTDVFVDDRLLVPTEVGERGELDELQTVGFMWFEMLITACYLGMASALVERVLDAGKLSPEQFAELGVRLETAALLLEGIAGALAAGEGDNAALTRTMIARYGAQDAIVEVAGRAVEALGGMAFIASPDVAYLASAAHCSLFHPPSKSATRRALAESFAGDVLRIA, translated from the coding sequence ATGCGCACTCTCGACGACGCGCGCGAGGTCTGCGAGGCCCACCTCCCCGGCCTGCTCGGCAAGCTCGCGCAGATCCCCCTGGCGGAGCTGGAGAAGCCGGGCAACCCCGGCCTCGAGCTGTTCAAGAGCTGCGGCGGCCCCGCGCTGCTGATCCCCGAGCGCTACTCCGGCTCCGGGGCCACCCCGCTGCAGGCGCTGCGGATCACCCGCGCGATCGGCGCCGCCGCCCCGTCCCTGTCGGTGGCCACCACCATGCACCACTTCTCGGTGGCCACCATCTTCACCCTCGCCGAGAGCCTGCGCTCCAGCGGCGTGGAGTGGGCCCTGCTGGAGGGCATCGCGACGCAGAGCCTGCTGGTGTCCTCCGGTTTCGCCGAGGGCAACCCCGGCCAGGGCATCCTCTCGCCGACCGTGGCAGGCGTGCGCGCCGAGGGCGGCATCGTCGTCAACGGCGCCAAGCGGCCGTGCAGCATGTCCCGCTCGATGGACCTGCTCTCCGCCAGCGTCTCGGTGCCCTCGGCCGACGGCGGCTCCGAGACCGTGCTGATGCTGCTGCCCGCCCAGACGCCCGGCGTGAGCGTGCACCCCTTCTGGGGCAGCAACGTCCTGGCGGGCGCGGAGAGCGACGAGGTCAGGCTCACCGACGTCTTCGTCGACGACCGGCTGCTCGTGCCCACCGAGGTGGGGGAGCGCGGCGAGCTGGACGAGCTGCAGACCGTCGGGTTCATGTGGTTCGAGATGCTGATCACCGCCTGCTACCTGGGCATGGCCAGCGCGCTCGTCGAGCGGGTGCTCGACGCCGGGAAGCTCTCGCCCGAGCAGTTCGCGGAGCTGGGCGTGCGGCTGGAGACCGCCGCGCTGCTGCTGGAGGGCATCGCGGGCGCGCTCGCCGCAGGGGAGGGCGACAACGCCGCGCTGACCAGGACCATGATCGCCCGCTACGGCGCGCAGGACGCCATCGTCGAGGTCGCGGGCAGGGCCGTGGAAGCCCTGGGCGGCATGGCGTTCATCGCCTCGCCCGACGTGGCCTACCTCGCCTCGGCCGCGCACTGCTCGCTGTTCCACCCGCCGTCGAAGTCCGCCACCCGCAGGGCCCTCGCCGAGAGCTTCGCGGGCGACGTGCTCAGGATCGCCTGA
- a CDS encoding aspartate aminotransferase family protein, whose product MTATEKTTPDAARLSQLYRRTMSSGRARLAELLGGHVEVESSGAWVTTAEGRRILNAGGYGVLITGARHPVVVAEVERQLRTHPIGTRIFLEPAAARAADLLTSVAPDGLERVHFSCSGAEAVEAAIKIARLNGRRHLVSMTGGYHGKTTGALSLTAKAAFQDPFRPLLPHVSHVPFGDVLALTAELERHPGEACVILEPVQGEGGVVIPPPGYLSAVRAVCTEHGALLVLDEVQTGLGRLGHWWGADAEGVRPDVLLSGKALGGGVLPVAATLVTAEAFAALDRDPVLHTSTFSAAPIAMAAACGAIRAIREDDLVARAADLGARLTPAFADAVAEHLPHHDVAVRGAGLLIGVDFADPALAADLLIALVANDVVANFSLNSDHVVRFTPPATMPESDVHFLIERFERAVELVAERNPEHEVSHA is encoded by the coding sequence ATGACCGCCACCGAGAAGACCACGCCCGACGCCGCGCGCCTGTCGCAGCTGTACCGGCGGACGATGAGCTCGGGCCGCGCCCGGCTGGCCGAGCTGCTCGGCGGGCACGTCGAGGTCGAGTCCTCCGGCGCCTGGGTCACCACCGCCGAGGGGCGCCGGATCCTCAACGCGGGCGGCTACGGCGTGCTCATCACCGGCGCCCGCCACCCCGTCGTCGTCGCCGAGGTCGAGCGGCAGTTGCGCACCCACCCGATCGGCACCAGGATCTTCCTGGAGCCCGCCGCGGCGCGGGCCGCCGACCTCCTCACCTCGGTCGCGCCCGACGGCCTGGAGCGGGTGCACTTCTCCTGCTCCGGCGCCGAGGCGGTCGAGGCCGCCATCAAGATCGCCCGGCTCAACGGCAGGCGGCACCTGGTGTCCATGACCGGCGGCTACCACGGCAAGACCACCGGCGCCCTGTCGCTGACCGCCAAGGCCGCCTTCCAGGACCCGTTCCGGCCGCTGCTGCCGCACGTGTCCCACGTGCCCTTCGGGGACGTGCTCGCGCTCACCGCCGAGCTGGAGCGCCACCCCGGCGAGGCCTGCGTGATCCTGGAACCGGTGCAGGGCGAGGGCGGCGTCGTCATCCCCCCGCCCGGCTACCTGAGCGCGGTGCGGGCGGTGTGCACGGAGCACGGCGCGCTGCTCGTGCTCGACGAGGTCCAGACCGGCCTCGGCAGGCTCGGGCACTGGTGGGGCGCCGACGCCGAGGGCGTCCGCCCCGACGTGCTGCTGTCGGGCAAGGCGCTGGGCGGCGGCGTGCTGCCGGTCGCCGCCACGCTCGTCACCGCCGAGGCGTTCGCGGCCCTGGACCGCGACCCGGTCCTGCACACCTCCACGTTCTCCGCCGCGCCCATCGCCATGGCCGCCGCGTGCGGGGCCATCCGGGCCATCCGGGAGGACGACCTGGTCGCCCGCGCCGCCGACCTGGGTGCCCGGCTCACCCCCGCCTTCGCGGACGCGGTGGCCGAGCACCTGCCCCACCACGACGTCGCGGTCCGCGGCGCGGGCCTGCTCATCGGCGTGGACTTCGCCGACCCGGCGCTGGCCGCCGACCTGCTCATCGCCTTGGTGGCCAACGACGTCGTCGCGAACTTCTCGCTCAACTCCGACCACGTCGTGCGGTTCACGCCGCCCGCGACCATGCCGGAGTCCGACGTGCACTTCCTCATCGAACGATTCGAGCGCGCGGTCGAACTCGTCGCCGAGCGCAACCCGGAGCACGAGGTGTCCCATGCGTAG
- a CDS encoding bifunctional lysylphosphatidylglycerol flippase/synthetase MprF: protein MEAPDAVRRDGRRQLLPALERYADNPSAFLALNAENEHFTAPGVDGFVCYRARGRRWLQFGGPFTGEGEREGLQRRFLEHAHARGRKVIGVQLQRADAELLAGLGLTVNQVGASYAVELGGFSLRGKRFVRLRNKISRALREGLEVAEVDADGHTGAIRDIDARWLRQKGRRTKELTFLIGEIGGEWQARRKLFVGRIGGRPVGYISYAPVHGSRPGWLHDLSRRLPECPPGVMEAINAHAVEHFRALGAPWLHFGFTPFTGLDDSHRLPTASPFAARVIRLLAERGERVYPAKSQVEYKLKWCPTVVLPEYFAFDGGISPRSLWSLARATNIV, encoded by the coding sequence ATGGAGGCACCGGACGCGGTCCGGCGGGACGGTCGGCGGCAGCTGCTCCCCGCGCTGGAGCGGTACGCGGACAACCCGAGCGCGTTCCTGGCCCTCAACGCCGAGAACGAGCACTTCACCGCGCCCGGCGTGGACGGGTTCGTGTGCTACCGGGCCAGGGGGCGGCGGTGGTTGCAGTTCGGCGGCCCCTTCACCGGTGAGGGCGAGCGCGAGGGGTTGCAGCGCAGGTTCCTGGAGCACGCGCACGCCAGGGGGCGCAAGGTGATCGGGGTGCAGTTGCAGCGGGCCGACGCCGAGCTGCTGGCCGGGCTCGGTCTGACGGTCAACCAGGTCGGCGCGTCGTACGCGGTGGAGCTGGGCGGGTTCTCCTTGCGCGGCAAGCGCTTCGTCCGGTTGCGCAACAAGATCTCCCGCGCGCTGCGGGAGGGGTTGGAGGTGGCGGAGGTCGACGCGGACGGGCACACCGGGGCGATCAGGGACATCGACGCGCGGTGGTTGCGCCAGAAGGGCAGGCGCACCAAGGAGCTGACGTTCCTGATCGGCGAGATCGGGGGTGAGTGGCAGGCGCGGCGCAAGCTGTTCGTGGGCCGGATCGGCGGCAGGCCGGTCGGGTACATCTCCTACGCGCCGGTGCACGGGTCGCGGCCGGGGTGGCTGCACGATTTGAGCAGGCGGCTGCCCGAGTGCCCGCCGGGGGTCATGGAGGCGATCAACGCGCACGCCGTCGAGCACTTCAGGGCGCTGGGCGCGCCGTGGCTGCACTTCGGCTTCACCCCGTTCACCGGCCTGGACGACAGCCACCGGCTGCCGACCGCGAGCCCCTTCGCGGCGCGGGTCATCCGGTTGCTGGCGGAGCGGGGCGAGCGGGTGTACCCGGCGAAGAGCCAGGTGGAGTACAAGCTGAAGTGGTGCCCGACGGTGGTGCTGCCGGAGTACTTCGCCTTCGACGGCGGGATCTCGCCGCGGTCGCTGTGGAGCCTGGCGAGGGCGACGAACATCGTGTGA
- a CDS encoding SRPBCC family protein, with translation MRSLELKLVSPTADADAAYRRISRFERYPEFVEEVRSVVVRGGGGAEPLVSDWEIVFRSGPLRWSEVDYFQHHQRRIVFEQLSGDFEVFRGSWQVREAHGGCEVVFETTFDFGIPSLAGVLEPIAAKVLKEGIAMIVHQLLGSAVVVDDPATAAAVAARLAAKRAATAGEQALAV, from the coding sequence ATGCGTAGCCTGGAGTTGAAGCTCGTCTCGCCGACCGCGGACGCCGATGCCGCCTACCGGCGCATCTCCCGGTTCGAGCGCTACCCGGAGTTCGTCGAGGAGGTCCGCTCCGTCGTCGTGCGCGGCGGCGGCGGCGCCGAGCCCCTGGTGAGCGACTGGGAGATCGTCTTCCGCAGCGGGCCGCTGCGCTGGTCCGAGGTCGACTACTTCCAGCACCACCAGCGGCGCATCGTCTTCGAGCAGCTCAGCGGCGACTTCGAGGTGTTCCGCGGCTCCTGGCAGGTGCGCGAGGCGCACGGCGGCTGCGAGGTCGTCTTCGAGACCACCTTCGACTTCGGCATCCCCAGCCTGGCGGGCGTGCTGGAGCCCATCGCGGCCAAGGTCCTCAAGGAGGGCATCGCGATGATCGTGCACCAGCTGCTCGGCTCCGCCGTCGTCGTGGACGACCCCGCCACCGCCGCCGCCGTCGCCGCGCGCCTGGCCGCCAAGCGCGCGGCCACCGCGGGCGAGCAAGCCCTCGCGGTCTGA